One segment of Lachancea thermotolerans CBS 6340 chromosome E complete sequence DNA contains the following:
- the MMS4 gene encoding Mms4p (similar to uniprot|P38259 Saccharomyces cerevisiae YBR100W) codes for MRNNDPYLGMSSIEIIEQNDRPGSEIAHQPLNVDIIEITSGNEDLTPAKAATRYTYPSSPRACHKSSPLRTSVYNSEPLDHSVELSAAFHDDTTIDETISESSFAPLERQQNAAANKSKESSPASLISLNKSGPTGIDVPKKLESALDQIISEDIFSSDATENMSRLAPGEQAPLSLKAMGHKWSLRDGEKLCFSESEQNEAEKVAEVPSARNLFVKSSQSEASIALPHDDRGQSFIEKEQCSSSTRSRSISTDNKAPASVIYQMNDAIEYSSTPEPAKSHALDQNLVRPPNSTAKVSLKYSKKRLHDETSEALLSKVGDRNARQIQKFVVLGRSFTDEESKLEINKNLATGAGKKEFNAANKLVKEPSVLKEEISIDINESLYQSFLEDGVDLRERLSPAQILHTHTVNPLMKLRRNCKSIYDYEHGIFYPIKETLVSESISILYYDALEFFHQYTVDKLRLKNFIEGCKEGGQLVLIMVNGCDSLIKGLQNLENRRFRQQINEELGGTSPKRKRGNNKSFSKLEELNIKPTDVEKEIESIAILMKVHFFSVETKQDFAVWMNNLLVVVGRKRYDPIIRHQDWSHISLRSAHDPQDALSKTVEQLDQMTRLKAQRVVAVYKSFQQLYEDVNKGYLISGNDGNSLMGGAAEKAMATLLTSENPEELIYLD; via the coding sequence ATGAGAAACAATGATCCTTACCTAGGGATGTCCTCCATTGAAATTATAGAACAAAATGACCGGCCCGGTTCCGAAATTGCTCACCAGCCGTTGAACGTGGATATTATCGAAATTACATCTGGAAATGAGGATCTGACTCCCGCAAAAGCGGCAACCCGGTATACCTACCCTTCTTCGCCGCGAGCCTGTCACAAGTCAAGCCCCCTAAGGACAAGCGTTTATAATTCCGAACCATTGGATCACTCAGTTGAGCTGTCTGCCGCCTTCCATGATGACACCACAATAGATGAAACAATATCAGAGAGCAGCTTTGCACCTTTAGAAAGGCAACAAAACGCAGCCGCAAATAAATCAAAGGAATCATCTCCCGCGTCGCTAATTTCATTAAACAAATCAGGCCCTACGGGCATAGACGTGCCTAAGAAACTTGAATCCGCCCTTGACCAGATTATAAGCGAGGACATTTTTTCTTCGGATGCGACAGAAAATATGTCTAGATTGGCCCCTGGTGAGCAAGCTCCTCTGAGTCTCAAAGCGATGGGTCATAAATGGTCCCTGCGAGATGGTGAAAAGCTTTGCTTTTCTGAAAGTGAACAAAacgaagctgaaaaagtcgcCGAAGTTCCCTcagcaagaaatcttttTGTGAAGTCTTCGCAGTCTGAAGCGAGCATCGCTCTGCCTCATGATGACAGAGGGCAGAGTTTCATTGAGAAAGAGCAATGCTCTTCCAGCACCAGAAGCCGGTCGATTTCAACAGATAATAAGGCTCCAGCATCAGTTATTTACCAAATGAACGATGCTATCGAATACTCTTCTACACCGGAGCCTGCCAAATCACACGCTTTAGATCAGAATCTTGTGCGTCCCCCAAACAGCACTGCAAAAGTCAGTTtaaaatattcaaaaaaaagattgCATGATGAGACAAGTGAGGCGCTCCTTTCAAAGGTTGGGGATAGAAACGCTAGGCAAATCCAGAAATTTGTCGTACTCGGAAGGTCTTTTACAGATGAAGAGTCGAAATTGGAGATCAACAAAAATCTCGCAACAGGCGCAGGGAAAAAAGAGTTCAATGCCGCGAATAAACTTGTAAAGGAACCCTCTGTTTTAAAAGAGGAAATATCCATTGACATTAATGAATCATTATATCAATCGTTCTTGGAAGATGGAGTGGACTTACGAGAAAGACTGTCACCTGCCCAGATTCTGCATACTCACACAGTAAATCCGCTTATGAAGCTGCGAAGAAACTGCAAGTCTATCTACGATTACGAACACGGAATCTTTTACCCGATAAAGGAAACTTTGGTAAGTGAAAGTATCTCCATATTATATTACGATGCGTTAGAGTTTTTTCATCAGTATACTGTTGATAAGTTGCGACTTAAAAACTTCATTGAAGGGTGTAAAGAGGGTGGCCAACTTGTTCTTATAATGGTCAATGGTTGCGACAGTTTGATCAAGGGGCTCCAGAATCTGGAAAACCGACGATTTAGGCAACAAATTAACGAAGAGTTAGGAGGAACAAGCCCAAAGAGAAAACGGGGAAATAACAAGAGTTTTAGCAAATTGGAGGAATTGAACATCAAACCCACGGACGTGGAAAAAGAAATCGAAAGCATCGCTATATTGATGAAGGTTCATTTCTTCTCAGTTGAAACTAAACAAGATTTTGCCGTTTGGATGAACAATCTTTTGGTTGTTGTGGGAAGGAAGCGATATGACCCGATAATCCGACACCAGGATTGGTCTCATATCAGTCTCAGATCTGCACACGACCCTCAAGACGCATTGAGCAAAACCGTCGAGCAGCTTGATCAAATGACAAGGCTCAAAGCCCAGCGAGTTGTAGCTGTTtacaaaagcttccaaCAGTTGTATGAAGATGTCAACAAGGGTTATTTAATTAGTGGAAATGATGGTAACTCGTTAATGGGCGGTGCCGCTGAGAAAGCGATGGCCACGTTACTGACGTCTGAAAATCCAGAAGAATTAATATATCTTGATTAG
- the FES1 gene encoding Hsp70 nucleotide exchange factor FES1 (similar to uniprot|P38260 Saccharomyces cerevisiae YBR101C FES1 Hsp70 (Ssa1p) nucleotide exchange factor cytosolic homolog of Sls1p which is the nucleotide exchange factor for BiP (Kar2p) in the endoplasmic reticulum) — protein sequence MDKLLHWSIANSQGDQEAIEKVGKPDPQLLQQLFGGGPDETELMKQAVTVASNPEATLDAKLVALDNFEMLIENLDNANNIENLKLWEPLIKLISDPESEIRANVLSIVGTAVQNNEKSQDNFLKYKDGVRKLIESARAVSEKSAVRTKAFYALSNLTRHNKASFEAVETLGGLDVILPVLEDNNATDKLKLRALAFLTAITATVSLTESFLEKLRERKIIESTLKFLDPESSVYVVDRVLNFLSQLITSGLRLNEAEMRQLRSGFPSIKELEERLNEDDYQKVKHVL from the coding sequence ATGGATAAGCTACTACATTGGTCGATAGCTAACTCTCAAGgagatcaagaagcaaTTGAAAAGGTGGGGAAACCGGATCCCCAGCTCTTGcaacagctttttggagGAGGACCCGATGAAACTGAGTTGATGAAACAGGCTGTAACTGTCGCTTCTAATCCTGAGGCAACTCTCGACGCAAAGCTAGTGGCCCTGGATAACTTCGAGATGCTGATTGAGAATTTGGACAACGCCAACAACATTGAAAACCTTAAATTATGGGAACCACTTATTAAGTTGATTAGCGATCCTGAGTCAGAAATTAGAGCCAACGTTCTCTCTATAGTTGGCACGGCAGTACAGAATAACGAAAAATCACAAGACAATTTTCTGAAATACAAAGATGGTGTAAGAAAGCTGATAGAGTCCGCCAGGGCTGTCTCAGAAAAGTCAGCAGTACGGACGAAAGCCTTTTATGCTTTATCAAATTTAACTCGGCATAACAAGGCTTCATTTGAAGCCGTGGAAACACTAGGAGGGTTAGATGTTATCTTGCCTGTTCTCGAAGACAATAATGCGACGGATAAACTAAAATTGAGAGCACTTGCGTTTTTGACTGCTATAACCGCAACAGTATCTTTGACAGAGTCGTTCCTTGAAAAATTGAGGGAAAGGAAAATAATAGAGAGTACActgaagtttttggaccCCGAGAGCAGTGTTTACGTTGTTGACCGAGTGCTTAACTTCTTATCGCAGCTAATTACTTCTGGTTTAAGATTGAATGAAGCAGAAATGAGGCAGCTAAGGTCCGGCTTCCCTTCCATCAAAGAGCTAGAGGAACGTCTTAACGAAGACGATTACCAAAAGGTCAAGCATGTACTATAA
- a CDS encoding KLTH0E15114p (conserved hypothetical protein), producing MLLNISIDSSRNPFSDKVTLPQDVVRKLVDDGVEFTTSRPIFLRLTAFENSKNGPTKLCSISVSVREFALEDSQSVVIPWYLAFKMNILDKINRNEIFMDYVLDEAIPDGSHVSLEPLGSIAWRNLQQNSQKYANSPVVDEPFTEKFVLDDFFLKSFLEARLNNAFSSISKDDYILMSTNSNGELSDKLYKFKVEGLSPGSTVNVVNTDLELEVVRTIKAPAHTAGTGISSSSELSVGEQGRKNVRVSIGDVISITPSESNTVFQLASRSNLELCIIENDTDESGQIFLGGDNTVDFDCCLLSSNSVPSSILRLQKNISSRIELPEGKIYFVVRFDDGSLERVLKFTVQEKTLELNRSSSDHQLCPHCGNYIPNTAYDLHELRCSRSVKTCPECPKKFINVSSVPPEHWHCSQQHPLMFGDTTRSLKRHQHFYHEPQICDLCQSHFQNLELMARHKHDECPMKEHICRFCHLSLPREKSTVESRYFGLSGHELACGMKTTECYKCGKIVKRMELDLHLGIHNAEKVDKAKRLQLTLCKNVNCCRTLGEVWNAQSLCDVCYGQFYSTQDDPDGSQFLKKLERKYVIQLSRGCGSTFCKNMNCKSSGLSQLSSMSEVMNHVHKSLMVVPISQFWICVDEATTKKKLVADMYAELKSGKYEIEWIYYGVNRIPSVTTDALDHWLGENAIPSPLK from the coding sequence ATGCTCCTAAATATTAGCATTGATTCATCAAGAAACCCTTTTTCAGACAAGGTCACACTACCACAAGATGTGGTGCGCAAGTTGGTAGATGATGGCGTTGAATTCACCACATCGAGACCCATATTTCTACGTCTGacagcttttgagaacTCCAAAAATGGTCCAACTAAGCTCTGCAGTATTTCTGTTAGTGTTAGAGAGTTTGCGCTCGAGGACTCTCAATCAGTAGTGATACCTTGGTACCTGGCCTTTAAAATGAACATTCTGGACAAGATTAATCGTAATGAAATATTTATGGACTATGTGCTTGACGAGGCTATCCCAGATGGCTCACACGTCTCGTTAGAGCCTCTCGGTTCAATTGCCTGGCGCAATTTACAACAAAACTCACAAAAATACGCGAACAGCCCTGTCGTTGATGAGCCATTCACCGAGAAGTTTGTTCTAGATgatttcttcctcaaaagctttctggAAGCCCGTTTAAACAATGCCTTTTCTAGTATAAGCAAGGACGATTATATATTAATGTCCACGAACTCCAACGGCGAGCTTTCGGACAAACTGTACAAGTTTAAAGTGGAAGGACTATCTCCGGGAAGCACGGTAAATGTGGTTAACACAGATCTTGAGCTAGAGGTTGTGCGTACTATAAAAGCCCCTGCTCACACTGCCGGGACTGGtatcagcagcagcagcgaaCTATCCGTTGGTGAACAAGGCAGAAAGAACGTCAGAGTCTCAATTGGAGACGTAATATCAATCACACCTTCAGAATCAAATACAGTTTTTCAACTAGCCAGCCGCTCCAACCTCGAGCTATGCATTATTGAGAATGACACGGACGAATCCGGCCAGATTTTCCTTGGAGGCGACAACACagttgattttgattgcTGTTTATTAAGCTCGAACTCAGTACCCTCTAGTATTCTCcgccttcaaaagaatatAAGTTCAAGAATCGAACTTCCGGAAGGTAAGATCTATTTTGTAGTGAGGTTCGACGATGGGTCGCTTGAACGAGTTCTCAAGTTTACTGTCCAAGAGAAGACCTTAGAATTGAATAGAAGTTCCTCCGATCACCAGTTATGCCCCCATTGCGGAAACTATATTCCCAACACTGCATATGATCTCCATGAACTGCGATGTTCTCGGAGCGTCAAAACTTGCCCTGAGTGCCCAAAGAAATTCATCAATGTTAGCAGTGTACCGCCAGAACATTGGCATTGTAGCCAGCAGCATCCTTTAATGTTTGGTGACACAACCCGGTCCCTAAAACGTCATCAGCACTTCTATCATGAACCTCAAATTTGCGACCTTTGCCAAtcacattttcaaaatttagAATTGATGGCTAGGCATAAGCATGATGAATGTCCAATGAAAGAACACATCTGTCGCTTTTGTCATTTATCACTTCCTAGAGAAAAATCGACTGTCGAGTCCAGATACTTTGGCTTATCTGGTCATGAGTTAGCTTGTGGTATGAAAACCACAGAATGTTACAAATGTGGGAAAATAGTTAAAAGAATGGAACTGGATCTTCATTTAGGTATCCATAATGCAGAAAAAGTTGACAAGGCAAAAAGGCTGCAGCTTACACTATGTAAGAACGTCAATTGCTGTCGAACATTGGGGGAAGTTTGGAATGCTCAGTCTCTCTGTGATGTATGTTATGGGCAATTTTACTCTACACAGGATGACCCCGATGGAAGTCAGTTTCTaaagaaacttgagagGAAATACGTTATCCAACTTTCTAGAGGCTGTGGCTCaactttttgcaaaaacatGAACTGCAAATCATCCGGTTTGTCGCAATTATCATCAATGTCAGAGGTTATGAACCATGTTCACAAAAGCCTGATGGTCGTTCCGATCTCTCAATTTTGGATATGTGTGGATGAAGCAActacgaagaagaagcttgtCGCAGACATGTACGCTGAACTTAAAAGTGGAAAATATGAAATTGAGTGGATATACTATGGCGTGAATCGGATCCCGTCAGTCACTACAGATGCTCTCGATCATTGGTTAGGGGAAAACGCAATCCCTAGCCCTCTTAAATAA
- the EXO84 gene encoding exocyst subunit EXO84 (similar to uniprot|P38261 Saccharomyces cerevisiae YBR102C EXO84 Essential protein with dual roles in spliceosome assembly and exocytosis the exocyst complex (Sec3p Sec5p Sec6p Sec8p Sec10p Sec15p Exo70p and Exo84p) mediates polarized targeting of secretory vesicles to active sites of exocytosis) gives MVELSLRKARNNWKQISSPTKTKTRSRSPANGKFKSNPYQNLTVPSNYSELPQIGTKERNRVGTSMQRRLSFHNPKYVPPSDYSSVPLPQLGSSSLLNVESSNMQARSRSNSTLLRPQQAEVRGDQSLRQILSDSSFKAKEYVAHTLGNASALEIDRFTSELNDLSLEVSDEIKENINRSYAQVLQVNKDLDVASIELKQLRSSISDLEGVMGELESMAEKKLQLERGQANKARPEQASLMPPTKTPKARDRTSVLMLEKMWNNELAALFKSVEGAQKFISPLSGRHILMEAADWYEINAATLKPLRAVHIFVLNDMIMVAARNQDKKQHDLIACHCHALRDTNIDPQKDNRIGLYFSNRNQCLIQTQKTREYDRFVSIVRGAKDDLNVISQAEKENARRLRDSFSYLQATQQTPGRGLTLSPTKGHTRNSSLGNNTARSLNDSSDNYLLQTIAATMQPQTRFSGVELSRGAFGRFDNDVEDFDIVFARHDYREAIHKIESLNKFIQALAKESNQDNYMVLNLLQLKVTYRNQLLTNKLTQLASTETFDFSKLVQYVQHLLLLGYSHDALELFLQNRSKYIHELILKVGSTHNPVIYLTQISVIRFQTLKKVVSSVQELFKNTDTNFSSALVSWCDEEVDKHFALINKQFLNLEAIPPSSIKSSRRQIDDLKSVGLDFVYKLDDFIRRNSQKIG, from the coding sequence ATGGTTGAGCTCTCACTAAGAAAGGCCAGAAATAATTGGAAGCAAATTTCCTCGCCTacaaagacgaagacgcgATCAAGGTCTCCTGCCAATGGGAAGTTCAAGTCCAATCCATACCAAAACCTCACAGTGCCGTCAAACTACTCTGAGTTGCCGCAAATTGGTACCAAAGAGCGTAACAGAGTTGGAACATCCATGCAGCGCAGACTGTCATTCCATAATCCGAAATATGTTCCCCCGTCGGATTATTCGTCCGTTCCTCTGCCGCAACTTGGCTCTTCAAGCCTTCTGAACGTTGAGAGTAGTAACATGCAAGCTAGATCTCGGTCTAATTCAACTTTGTTAAGGCCACAACAAGCAGAAGTAAGGGGCGATCAGTCTCTCAGGCAGATCCTTAGCGATTCATCAttcaaggccaaggagTACGTAGCGCACACACTTGGCAATGCTAGTGCTCTCGAAATTGACCGCTTTACTTCGGAACTGAACGACTTATCTTTGGAAGTTTCAGATGAGATCAAGGAGAACATAAATCGCTCGTACGCTCAAGTTTTACAAGTGAACAAAGATCTGGACGTTGCGTCGATCGAGCTGAAGCAGCTACGCTCTAGTATAAGCGACCTTGAAGGAGTAATGGGAGAGCTTGAATCTATGgcagaaaaaaagctacAATTAGAGAGAGGACAGGCAAATAAGGCTCGACCTGAACAGGCGTCATTAATGCCACCAACCAAAACTCCGAAGGCGAGAGACCGTACGAGTGTCTTAATGCTAGAAAAGATGTGGAATAACGAACTAGCTGCTTTGTTCAAGTCAGTAGAGGGCGCTCAAAAGTTTATCTCGCCCTTGTCCGGAAGGCACATTCTGATGGAAGCAGCAGATTGGTACGAAATCAATGCAGCAACTCTCAAGCCTCTGAGGGCTGTTCacatttttgtcttgaatGACATGATTATGGTGGCGGCCAGAAATCAAGATAAAAAACAGCATGATTTGATCGCATGCCACTGCCATGCCTTGCGTGACACTAACATCGATCCACAGAAGGATAATAGAATTGGtttgtatttttcaaacaggAATCAATGTTTGattcaaactcaaaaaacaagagaataCGATCGGTTTGTTAGCATCGTCCGTGGGGCGAAAGACGATTTGAATGTTATTTCTCAGGCTGAGAAGGAAAATGCAAGACGTCTTCGCGACTCCTTCTCCTATCTCCAAGCAACTCAACAGACCCCTGGTAGAGGGCTGACGCTGAGCCCTACTAAGGGGCATACACGAAATTCAAGTCTTGGCAACAATACGGCGCGCAGTCTGAACGACTCTAGTGATAATTATCTGCTTCAAACAATAGCTGCTACCATGCAACCTCAAACCCGGTTTTCAGGGGTGGAACTCAGCAGAGGGGCGTTTGGGCGTTTTGATAATGATGTCGAAGACTTCGATATAGTATTTGCAAGACATGACTACAGAGAAGCTATTCACAAAATAGAAAGCCTGAACAAATTCATTCAAGCCCTGGCCAAAGAGAGCAACCAAGATAATTACATGGTTTTGAACTTATTACAGCTGAAAGTCACGTACAGAAATCAGCTTTTGACTAACAAACTGACACAGTTAGCTTCTACTGAAACAtttgacttttcaaaacttgttCAGTATGTTCAGCATTTATTGTTGCTTGGTTACTCTCATGACGCCCTTGAGCTGTTTTTACAAAACAGGTCAAAGTATATTCACGAGCTAATATTGAAAGTTGGATCAACCCATAACCCTGTCATTTACCTCACTCAAATTTCTGTGATACGATTCCAGACGCTAAAAAAGGTAGTTTCAAGcgttcaagagctttttaAGAACACGGATACCAATTTTTCGTCGGCTCTAGTAAGTTGGtgtgatgaagaagttgataaACACTTTGCCCTTATCAACAAACAGTTCTTGAATTTGGAGGCGATCCCGCCATCTTCTAtcaaatcttcaagaaggcaGATTGATGATCTTAAGAGTGTTGGGCTTGACTTTGTTTACAAACTCGACGACTTCATAAGAAGGAACAGTCAAAAAATTGGTTGA
- the SIF2 gene encoding Sif2p (similar to uniprot|P38262 Saccharomyces cerevisiae YBR103W SIF2 Sir4p-Interacting Factor 535 amino acid protein containing 4 WD-40 repeats and a nuclear localization signal) — MSLTSEELNYLIWRYLQESGKEVSALALQEESRVLEFESKFGERVPIGTLVNFVQKGILYAESELMVRYDRESMSLDPGLNARDFNLAQALEVDKERVPELKAVQRFALEDQVNAGTHSPGIDSSDKIGGEDSSKFIKTLHESLRLPQSTVCQWNPKNTSILSWGGPESTATIATFEISDGKPRVLQETKCQHPLGISASTGKLTNDITCLEWSPSGESIVTGVENGELRLWTSDGKLQNVFNFHKSGITTIKWNEDSTHFLTCDVENVAIVWNSLTGTALQHISLKESGATESLGVDASWVGPEKFVIPGLQGAIALCGIGESRPLGKLNGHTKTITALDYNYETKMLLSGSDDTTLRVWRSGALSSSNCFMGNTLGITSAFWLDQDRVISTSFDGSVRVWSQSTNALLGLSMVDGIPIFCGSLSPDKRIFAIGKMDGEVCLYHIGKLLELLNDKSINDSTHPTPIPICGDYQHNIEGSYVNGIAWNASSTHLSISYSSSDTELIFVG, encoded by the coding sequence ATGAGCCTAACAAGCGAAGAATTAAACTACCTGATATGGAGGTACCTCCAGGAATCTGGTAAGGAAGTCTCAGCTCTAGCACTTCAGGAGGAGTCACGCGTTCTAGAGTTTGAGTCCAAGTTTGGTGAGCGCGTTCCAATTGGCACACTGGTGAATTTCGTGCAGAAGGGTATCTTGTATGCAGAATCGGAACTCATGGTCCGTTACGACCGTGAGTCCATGTCACTTGACCCCGGGCTCAATGCACGAGATTTCAACCTTGCTCAGGCTCTGGAGGTCGATAAAGAACGTGTCCCAGAGCTAAAGGCGGTTCAGCGGTTTGCTTTGGAAGATCAAGTTAACGCGGGAACACACAGCCCCGGTATTGATTCTTCTGATAAAATTGGCGGCGAAGACTCCTCCaaatttatcaaaacaTTACACGAATCTCTCCGGTTACCTCAGAGCACTGTTTGTCAGTGGAATCCTAAGAATACTAGCATTTTATCGTGGGGCGGGCCCGAATCCACGGCAACGATAGCTACATTCGAAATTTCAGATGGAAAGCCTCGTGTTCTTCAGGAGACAAAATGCCAGCATCCCCTTGGTATCAGTGCTTCGACTGGGAAGCTCACAAACGACATTACATGCCTTGAATGGTCTCCAAGCGGAGAAAGTATTGTGACGGGTGTTGAAAATGGGGAGCTGCGATTGTGGACATCTGATGGGAAACTACAAAACGTTTTCAATTTCCATAAGAGTGGAATAACCACAATAAAGTGGAATGAAGACTCCACGCATTTTTTGACATGCGACGTTGAAAACGTTGCGATTGTCTGGAATTCCTTAACAGGGACAGCATTGCAACATATCTCTCTCAAAGAGAGTGGAGCCACAGAGTCTTTAGGAGTGGACGCTTCCTGGGTTGGACCTGAAAAGTTTGTAATACCAGGCTTGCAAGGAGCAATTGCCCTGTGTGGAATTGGCGAGAGTAGGCCGCTTGGTAAACTAAATGGCCATACCAAGACCATCACAGCATTAGACTACAACTATGAGACCAAAATGCTCTTGAGCGGCTCGGACGATACTACACTGCGAGTTTGGCGGAGCGGGGCCTTGAGCTCTAGCAACTGCTTTATGGGCAATACCTTGGGCATTACTAGTGCATTTTGGCTGGACCAGGACAGAGTgatttcaacttcatttGACGGTTCAGTGAGGGTTTGGTCACAGTCAACTAACGCACTTTTAGGCCTTTCAATGGTCGACGGCATTCCAATATTTTGCGGCTCGCTCTCTCCGGACAAGCGCATATTCGCTATAGGCAAGATGGACGGTGAGGTTTGCCTTTACCATATTGGAAAGCTACTCGAGCTCCTCAATGATAAGTCGATCAATGATAGTACACACCCCACTCCTATACCTATTTGCGGTGATTATCAACATAACATAGAGGGTAGTTACGTGAACGGTATTGCGTGGAACGCCAGTAGCACTCACTTGTCTATATCGTATTCCTCAAGTGATACCGAGCTGATATTTGTCGGGTGA
- the TFB4 gene encoding TFIIH/NER complex subunit TFB4 (similar to uniprot|Q12004 Saccharomyces cerevisiae YPR056W), whose product MDAISDPSFQNTKSKITAVEELPSLLTVVVDTTPKAWAELDRESEHEGNLISALQSLIVFLNSHLTFNSANQVAVIAAHSSGIKYLYPVTSTSQDETAARSADLSIINSDMYRQFRNVDETVLEELYKLLQEEGKREQPSGFQKSTLSGAMSAGFTYINRIIKEQSSASLKARLMVVTCGSSGGKDEVFQYIPIMNCIFSATKLKCPVDVVKIGGSQESTFLQQATDATNGVYLHVPSTEGLIQYLTTAMFIDPSLRPIIVKPNQGSVDFRTSCYLTGKVVAVGFVCSVCLCVLSVIPPGNRCPACDSEFDEHVTTKLKKKPVVPGMIQKKRKRIQE is encoded by the coding sequence ATGGATGCGATCTCAGATCCTTCGTTTCAAAATACCAAGTCAAAGATCACAGCAGTCGAGGAGCTTCCTTCTCTCCTTACTGTAGTTGTGGACACTACTCCGAAAGCTTGGGCAGAGTTGGATAGGGAAAGCGAGCATGAGGGTAATTTGATCAGTGCGTTGCAGTCCCTGATagtttttttgaactcgcACCTTACCTTCAACAGTGCCAATCAGGTTGCAGTCATAGCTGCCCATTCGTCTGGAATAAAGTACTTGTACCCGGTTACGTCAACCTCTCAAGACGAGACGGCGGCGAGAAGTGCGGATCTATCTATAATCAACAGTGATATGTACCGTCAGTTTCGAAATGTTGACGAAACGGTGCTTGAGGAGCTTTATAAACTTCTCCAGGAGGAGGGAAAACGAGAACAACCATCGGGGTTCCAGAAAAGTACGTTGTCTGGCGCAATGTCTGCTGGATTTACTTACATTAACCGAATTATCAAAGAGCAAAGTTCTGCTTCCCTCAAAGCGAGACTTATGGTTGTGACATGTGGCTCGAGTGGTGGTAAAGATGAGGTGTTTCAGTACATACCCATTATGAATTGCATATTTTCAGCTACGAAACTAAAATGCCCGGTGGATGTCGTGAAAATTGGTGGCTCTCAAGAAAGTAcgtttcttcagcaagcAACAGATGCTACTAATGGTGTATATCTGCATGTTCCCTCGACTGAGGGCCTGATACAATATCTCACTACAGCTATGTTCATCGATCCGTCTCTCAGGCCCATAATAGTTAAGCCAAACCAGGGTTCTGTTGATTTCAGAACCTCATGCTATCTCACGGGTAAAGTGGTTGCTGTTGGATTCGTTTGCAGCGTTTGCTTGTGTGTTTTGTCTGTCATTCCACCAGGTAACAGATGTCCCGCATGCGACTCCGAATTCGACGAGCATGTTACTACaaagctaaagaaaaagcctGTTGTACCTGGAATGATAcagaaaaaaaggaagaGGATTCAAGAGTAG